The sequence AGCAGCCCAAGAACGGCATCGCCTATTCGGTGGAGCAGGCCCGGCTCGTGGCGCAGGATCTCGGCCTGCCCTTCGTGGTGCGCCCCTCCTACGTGCTCGGCGGGCGCGCGATGGCGATCATCCGCGACGAGACGCAGTTCGAGGACTACCTGCTCGGCACCCTGCCCTCGCTGATCCCCTCCGACGTCAAGGCGCGCTACCCCAACGACAAGACGGGGCAGATCAACACGGTGCTGGGCAAGAACCCGCTCCTGTTCGACCGCTACCTGACCGACGCGACCGAGATCGACGTCGACGCCCTGTGCGACGGCAAGGGCGTGTTCGTCGCCGGCATCATGGAGCACATCGAGGAGGCGGGCATCCATTCGGGCGACTCGGCCTGCTCGCTGCCCCCGCGCACGCTCTCCGAGGAGACGATCGCGGAGCTCGAGCGCCAGACCAGGGCGCTGGCGCTGGCTCTCGACGTCGGCGGCCTGATGAACGTGCAGTACGCCATCAAGGACGGCGCGATCTACGTGCTCGAGGTCAACCCGCGCGCCTCGCGCACGGTGCCCTTCGTCGCCAAGGTGATCGGCGAGCCCATCGCCAAGATCGCCTCGCGGATCATGGCGGGCGAAGCGCTGGACAGCTTCGGCCTCGCCGAGCGCAAGGTCGCCCTCGACCACATCGCGGTGAAGGAGGCGGTGTTCCCCTTCGCGCGCTTCCCCGGGGTCGACGTGCTGCTGGGACCCGAGATGCGCTCCACCGGCGAGGTGATCGGCCTCGACCGCTCCTTCGGCATCGCCTTCCTGAAGAGCCAGCTCGGCTCGGGCACGATGCTGCCGAAGGCCGGCACGGTGTTCGTCTCCGTGCGCGACGAGGACAAGGCCGGCATCCTGCCCGCGGTGCGCATGCTCGCCGACCAGGGCTTCCGCATCCTGGCGACGAGCGGCACGCAGCGCTTCCTCGAGGCCGAGGGCGTCAAGGCCAAGAAGATCAACAAGGTGCTGGAAGGCCGACCGCACATCGTCGACGCAATCAAGAACGGGGACGTGCATCTCGTCTTCAACACCACGGCGGGCGCGAGCGCGCTCTCCGATTCCCGGTCGCTCCGCCGGGCGGCCCTCTTGCATAAGGTGCCGTACTACACCACTCTCGCAGGAGCGATCGCGGCCGCGGAAGGCATCGAGGCCTATCTCGGCGGCGATCTCGAAGTGCGGGCGCTTCAGGACTATTTCGCCTGAGGCGCGACGCGCGCCCCCCGCGCGCGGCTCCCGCCCACCCCCGCCACCCGCCGCGGCGCGGAGCGCGACGACGCTCCGCGCGCGGTTTTTTCGTCAGTGAGCCAAGAACATGGACAAGGTTCCGATCACGGCCCCGGGCTTCAGGAAGCTGGAGGAGGAGCTCAAGCACCGCCAGCAGGTCGAGCGCCAACGGATCATCCAGGCGATCTCGGAAGCGCGCGCGCTGGGCGACCTGTCCGAGAACGCCGAGTATCACGCCGCCAAGGAAGCCCAGTCCCACAACGAGGGCCGCATCCTCGAGCTCGAGAGCCTGATCTCCCGCGCCGAGGTGATCGAGCCGTCGAAGCTCAACGGGGACCGCGTCAAGTTCGGCGCGACCGTCACGCTGATCGACGAGGACACCGAGGAGGAGAAGGTCTACCAGATCGTCGGCGAGCCGGAGGCGGACGTGCATTCCGGCCGGGTCTCGATCGGCTCTCCCATCGCGCGCGCCCTGATCGGCAAGACCGTCGGCGACACGGTGGAGGTCCACACGCCGGGCGGCGGCAAGTCCTACGAGGTGACGAGCGTCGCCTTCCGCTGAGGGCGGCCGCGCCCGCACCCGCCTCCCGCACCGCCGGCAGACGAAAGCCTCTCCGAAGCGCCCGCTTCGGGGAGGCTTTCGCATGGTCGATGTCGCGCCATCCCCCTCGCCAGCGCGGCTCGCCCGCGCTAGGAACGCGGTCGACGCCACCGACCGCGAGCCCGCGAGAGCCCGATGCCCCGCCTCGAGACCCCCACCTTCGCCTCCGCCGCCGTCGCCGCGCCGCACCGGGCCGCCGCCGAAGCGGGGCGCGCGATCCTGATCGAGGGCGGCAACGCGGTCGAGGCGATGATCGCCATGGCGGCGACGATCGCCGTCGTCTACCCGCACATGAACGGCATCGGCGGCGACGCCTTCTGGTGCGTCTCCGAGCCGAACGGGCGCGTCCACGCCATCGACGCCGCCGGCTTCGCGGGCGCGCGCGCGACGCCGGCCTTCTATCTCGACCGCGGGCACGAGACCATTCCCTCCCGCGGCCCCCTCGCGGCGCTGACCGTGCCCGGCACGATCGACGGCTGGCGGCTCGCGGGCGAGCTGGCGCGCGCGCGCGGCGGGCGCCTCCCGCTCGCGACGCTGCTCGCCGACGCCATCCGTCGGGCCCGCGAGGGGACGCCCGTCTCGCCGAGCGAGGCGCGCTACTGGGCGCGCACGGATCTCCCCACCGCGCACGCCGACCTGAGGGCGGCGCCGGGCTTCGTCGAGAGCTACTTCCTCGACGGCGAGCCGCCCGCCGCCGGCGCGCCGCGGCGGCTGACGAAGCTCGCCGACACGCTGGCCTACCTCGCCGAGGCGGGCCTGCGGGACTTCTACGAGGGCGACGTCTCCCGCGAGATCGCCGCCGACCTCGAGCGCCTCGGCGCGCCGGTGACGCGCGCGGACCTGCGCCGCTACGAGGCCCGCGTCGTGCGGCCGCTCTCGATCCGCCTGCCCGGCCTCGACGTCTACAACCTGCCCCCGCCGAGCCAGGGCGTCGCGGCGCTCGCCATCCTCGGCATCGCCGAGCGGCTGGCGCTCGGGCGCGTCGACGACGCGGCCTGGCATCACGGGCTCGTCGAGGCCGTGAAGCAGGCGTTCCGCCTGCGCGATCGCGTCGCCGTCGACCCGGCGCGGCTCGCGCGGGACGCGCAGGATCACCTGTCCGAGGAGCGCTTCGCCCGCGCCGCCGCCGAGATCTCGATGTCCCGCGCCGCGCCCTATCCGCATCCGGGCTCGGAGGCGGACACGGTCTGGATGGGCGCCATCGACGATGACGGGCTCGCCGTGTCGTTCATCCAGTCGGTCTACTGGGAATACGGCTCCGGCTGCGTGCTGCCGGCGACCGGGATCACGATGCAGAACCGCGGCACCGCCTTCCCGCTCGACGCCCGCGCCGCGAACCCGCTCGCGCCGGGGGCCAAGCCCTTCCACACGCTCAATCCCGCGCTGGCCCGCTTCGCCGACGGGCGGGTCGTGCCCTACGGCTGCATGGGCGGCGACGGCCAGCCGCAGACGCAGGCGCAGGTGCTGACGCGCTACCGCGCCGGGCTCTCCCCGGCCGAAGCGGTGGACGCGCCGCGCTGGCTGCTCGGGCGCACCTGGGGCGAGAGCTCGACCACCCTGAAGCTCGAGAGCCGCTTCGACGAGAGCGTGATCGCCGGGCTCGAGCGCCTCGGCCATCCGGTCGAGGTGCTCGACGCGCCCTATTCCGATACGCTCGGCCATGCCGGCATGCTGGTGAAGCACCCCCGCGACGGCCGCGTCGAGGCCGTCCACGACCCGCGATCCGACGGAGGCGCGCTCGGCCTATGACGATCCGCTACGGTCTCTACCTCGTCCCCCAGGCGCTCTCGGACCTGTGGGCCTTCGGCTGCGGCGTGCTCGGCTACGACGCCGAGAGCGGCGCGGACGTGCCCCAGATCGTGCCGCCCTCGCAGGATCCGGGCGACTTCCACCGGCTCACCGAGGACCCGCGCCGCTACGGCTTCCACGCCACGATGAAAGCGCCCTTCCGTCTCGCCGAGGGCCGGACCGTGGAGCAGCTGAGCGCGGCGCTGGCCGATTTCTGCGCGGATCGCGCGGCCTTCCGGCTGCCGCGGCTCGCGGTGAAGGCGGTGGGCGCGAACGCCGCCGGCGACGCCTTCATCGCCCTCGTCGAGCCCGCGCCGACGCCGGAGCTGATCGCGCTCGAGCGCGACCTGGTGCTCGGCTTCGAGCCCTTTCGCGCGCCCCTCACCGACGCCGAGATCGCGCGCCGCGATCCGGAGCGCCTCAGCGAGCGCCAGCGCGAGAACCTGATGACCTACGGCTATCCCGGCGTCCTCGACCTCTTCCGCTTCCACCTGACGCTCGCCGGCCGCGCCCCCGCCGCGCAGGTCGCGACGCTGGAGGCCGAGCTCGCCGCCCTCTACGCCGAGCGCGTGCCGGAACCGGGGATGCTGGTCGACCAGGTGGCGCTGGTCGAGCAGGTGGACGGCGGCCGGTTCACGGTGCGGGAGCGGGTGCTGTTCGTGTGAGGGTGTCATCCCCGGCCGAAGCCGGCGTCAGCCGGCGCAGGGGAAGGGGACCCAGCGCGGAATGTCGCGCCGAAGGCGCTCCTTCGGCCGCCGGCCAGGCGGCTGGTCGCCGCCGAATGCCGCCGCTTCGCGGCGAAGAGTCGTGCTGGGTCCCCTTCCCCTGCGCGCCTTCGGCGCTCCGGCCGGGGATGACATGCTCTCTCTCACAGGAAGCTCTGCGGGTCCACGTCCACGGTGACCCGGATCCCGCCCTTCGGCTTCGGCCCGGCGGCGAGCCAGTCGCGCAGGAAGCCCTGGAGGTCGCGATCGCGGGCGGCGCGGACCAGGATGCGCACGCGGTGGCGGCCGCGGATCATGGCGAGCGGGGCCTCGGCCGGGCCGAGCACGGAGAGGTCGGCGTCGAGAACGCCCATGCCGTGCGCCGCGCGGACGAGCTCGCGGGCGTAGGCGTGGGTCGCGTCCTTGTCGGCGCCTGCGATCACGAGCGCCGCGAGACGCCCGAAGGGCGGCAGGCGCGCCGCCTCGCGGGCCGCCTGCTCCTCGGAATAGAAGCGCTCGGCGTCGCCCGAGAGCAGCGCCGCGATCACGGGATGGCCGGGCTGGTAGGTCTGGAGCAGCGCGCGCCCGGGCTTGTCGCCGCGCCCGGCGCGGCCGGTCACCTGCTGGAGCAGCTGGAAGGTCCGCTCCGCCGCGCGGGGGTCGCCGGAGGTGAGGCCGAGATCGGCGTCGACGACGCCCACCACCGACAGGAGCGGGAAGTTGTGGCCCTTGGCCACGAGCTGCGTGCCGATGACGATGTCGCAGGCGCCCTCGGCGACGGCGTCGAGCTCCGCGCGCATGCGCTCGGCGCCGCCGGGGAAGTCGGAGGAAAGCGTGATGACACGCTTGCCCGGAAAGAGGGTCGCCGCCTCCTCGGCGATGCGCTCGACGCCGGGCCCGCAGGGCGTGATCGTGTCGACCCCGCCGCAGGACGGGCAATGGTCCGGCCGGCGCTCGACATGGCCGCAATGATGGCAGACGAGCGCCCGGCGGAAACGGTGCTCGACGAGCCAGGCGGTGCAGTTCGGGCACTCGTAGCGATGCCCGCAGGCGCGGCAGAGCGTGAGCGGCGCGAAGCCCCGGCGGTTGAGGAAGAGCAGCGCCTGCTCGCCGCGCGCCGTCGCGGCCTCCACCGCCGCCGCGAGCGGCGGCGCGATCCAGCGCCCCTGCGGCGGGCCGTTGGCGCGCATGTCGATCGCCGCGATGTCGGGCAGCGTGCGCCCGCCGAAGCGCTCGGGCAGGCGGATATGGGCGTAGCGCCCGCGCTCGGCGTTGACCCGGCTCTCGAGCGAGGGGGTCGCGGAGGCGAGCACGATCGCGGCGGGCTCGAGCCGGGCGCGGATCACCGCCATGTCGCGGGCGTGGTAATGGACGCCGTCCTCCTGCTTGTAGCCAGCGTCGTGCTCCTCGTCGACGACGACGAGCTTGAGGTCGGCATAGGGCAGGAAGAGCGCCGAGCGCGCGCCGACGACGACCGTCGCCGCGCCGGAGGCGACGTCGGCGTAGAGCCGCTCGCGCCGCCGGCCGGTGACGGCGGAGTGCCAGGCGGCGGGGCGCACGCCGAAGCGGCGGGCGAAGCGCTCGAGGAACTGGCCCGTGAGCGCGATCTCCGGCATCAGGATCAGGCTCTGCCCGCCCTGCCGCAGGGCCTCGGCGATGGCCTCGAAATAGACCTCCGTCTTGCCCGCGCCGGTGACGCCCTCGAGCAGGACCGGCGGCGGCGGCCCCTCCCCCGTCGCGCGCACGGCAGCGGCGAGGGCGGCGGCGGCGTCGGCCTGGGCCGGCGACAGGCGCGGGGCGGCGTGGGCCGGATCCGGCGCGGGGCGCGGCGGCTCCGCGAGCGCGAGCGCCTCGAGCGCGCCCTCGTCGACGAGCCCGTCGACGACGCCGGCGCTCACCCCCGCGGCGAGGGCGAGCTCGCGCTTGGGCCGCGCCAGGCCGTCGGCGGCGGCGGCGAGCACGCGCTCGCGAGCCGGCGTCATCCGCCTGGGCAGCGCGCCCGTGGCGCGCACGCCGACGCGCGGCGCCTCGGGGCGGCTCTCGTCGGGGAGCTTGAGGGCCATGGCGAGCACGGCCCCGCGGGGCGCCAGGGTCCAGCGGGCGACGAAGTCGATCAGCTTCCGCAGCGGCTCGGCGAAGTGCGGCCCCTCCAGCGGTCCCGACAGGGTCTTGAGATTGTCGCCCGCCCCCTCGCGCAGGCCCCAGACCACGCCGGCCACCTCGCGCTGGCCGAAGGGCGCGCGCACGGTCTCCCCGACCCGCGGGCGATAGCCCTCCGGCAGGCGGTAGCTGAACAGGGTGTCGAGGGGCAGCGGGACGAGGACGTCCGCCAGCGTCTGGGACATGAGATCGGTTGCGCGTTGACGCTTTGGTGAGCCTGCGCGACGAGACTTACGCCATCGCGCCAGCCGGCGCTACGGTCGAGCCCCGTGATGATCGCCCCCGACGTCGACGCCGCCCTGCGCGCCCATCTCGTCGCCCTCGCGACCGAGAGGCGCTACGCGCCGAACACGATCGAGGCCTATGGACGCGACATCCGGCAATTCCTCGCCTTCCTCGCCGAGCATCTCGGCGCGCCTCCGGATGCGGCCGCGATCGCGGCTCTGCCGGCGCGGGATCTGCGCGCCTTCCTCGCCGCCAGACGACGGGAGGGCGCCGTCGACGCCACGCTCTCGCGCAAGCTCGCCGCCGTGCGCGGCTTCGCGCGGCGGCTCGCGCGCGACGCAGGCGTCGAGATGTCCGGGATCGCGGCCGTGCGAGGCCCCAAACGCAGGCGCGACCTGCCGCGGCCCCTCCCCGCCCCGGCCGCCGTGGCGCTCGCCGACCCGGCCACACGCGCCGACGAGGACAAGCCGGACTGGGTGCTCGCCCGGGACGCGGCGGTGCTCGCCCTGCTCTACGGCGCGGGCCTGCGCATCTCGGAGGCGCTCGGCATCGCGCGTCGCGACGCGCCGCTCGAGGCCGGGGGGCGCCTCACCGTCGTCGGCAAGGGCGGTCGCACGCGCGCGGTGCCGATCATTCCGGCGGTGGCCCAGGCCGTTCGCGTCTATGTCGGGTCCTGCCCTCACCCGCTGCCCGCGGACGCGCCGCTCTTCCGCGGCGAGAAGGGCGGGCCGCTGAGCCCGCGCATCGTGCAGGGCGTGATGGCGCAGCTGCGCGGCGGGCTCGGCCTGCCGGAGAGCGCGACGCCGCATGCGCTGCGCCATTCCTTCGCGACGCATCTCCTCGCCCGCGGCGGCGACCTGCGCGCCATCCAGGAGCTGCTCGGCCACGCCTCCCTCTCGACGACGCAGGTCTACACGAGGGTCGACGCGCAGAGCCTCCTCGCCGCCGTCGAGGCCGCTCATCCGCGCGCGCGCCGGGGTTGACGCCGCTGCGGAAGCTCGACCGTTTTCCCATCGCCGTAACGTTCTGAAAAGCATTCTTGCTTACCGTTGCGCCGTCTTCCGGAAGCCGCAAAGGGGATTTCATGGTCGATCGAGCCGCACGCGTCGGAGCCGAGGAGCGCCGTCACCTGCGCGTGCTCGTCGCCGATCCCGCGGACGGCGCGCGCCTGAGCCTCGCCGTCACCCTCAAGGGCTTCGATCCGACGATGGAGATCGTCGAGACGACGGACGGCCGCGAGACCAACGCCGCCCTTCTCAAGCGCAAGCCGGACCTCGCCTTCGTCAACGTGCACATGACCGGCATGTCCGGCGCCGAGGCGGTGGCGATCGCGCGCCACCAGGGCGCACGGCCGCTCACCATCCTCATGGCCGACGGCGTGATGAAGCACTGGGTCGACCTTTCCGTCGAGCTCGACGCCTACGAGTTCCTGAAGAAGCCCTTCGACGCCGATCACGTCACGGCGCTCCTCAAGAACCTGCGGCGCATGCGCGAGCCGCTGCGGCTCCTCCTCGTCGACGAATCGGACCAGGCCCGGGGCACGGTGCGCAAGATCTTCGAGCGCAGCCGGTTCTCCTTCGAGATCGACGAGACCGATTCGGGCCGCCATGCCCTCAAGCTCCTGCAGATGACGAGCTACGATCTGGCGCTGATCGACATGAACCTCTCGGGCGTCGACGGGCTCGAGACCGCCTGCCAGGCCCGCGAGGTGGCGCCCGACACGCGCCTCCTGATGATGACCGTCTCGTCCGGCGACAGCCTGCCCGGCGCGCTGAAGCATTTCGGCGTCGAGGCGCTCTTGAAGAAGCCCTTCTACATCCGCGACGTCGAGAAGGTCTTCCACAAGATCTACGGCCTGCGTCGGCCCTACCTGATGAACGCCCTCACCCCCGAGGCCGAGGCCAAGCAGCGCGTCGCCGCGATGCGCTGACGGCGCGCGCGGACGCCGGCCGGCGTCCGCGCCCGTCGCTTGACTTCCCCCCCGCCCTTTGCGAAGCCGCCTGCCGGTCGATCGACGGCCGCGTCGCCGCACGAGGGAGAGGTCATGAGCCGCGCATTGGTGTTTCCGGGCCAGGGCAGCCAGGCCGTGGGCATGGGCAAGGCGCTCGCCGCCGCCTATCCGCAGGCGCGCGCCGTGTTCGAAGAGGTCGACGACGCGCTCTCGCAGGCGCTCTCCGAGCTGATGTTCGAGGGTCCGCTGGAGCCGCTCACGCTGACGTCGAACGCCCAGCCCGCCCTGATGGCGACCTCGCTCGCGGCTCTGCGCGTGCTCGAGGCCGAGGCCGGCCTCGACGTCGCCCGCGACGTCGCCTTCCTCGCCGGCCATTCGCTCGGCGAATATTCGGCGCTCGCCGCCGGCGGCGCGCTCTCGATCACCGACACGGCGCGGCTCCTGCGCATCCGCGGGAACGCCATGCAGGAGGCGGTCCCCGTCGGCGCGGGCGCCATGGCGGCCCTGATCGGGATCGAGATCGAGGGCGCGCGGGAGATCGCCGCCGAGGCGGCCGAGGGCGACGTCTGCGACGTCGCCAACGACAACGGCGGCGGCCAGGTCGTCGTGTCGGGCCACAAGCCGGCCGTGGAGCGCGCCGTGGCGATCGCGCAGGCGCGCGGCGTCAAGCGCGCGGTGATGCTGCCGGTCTCCGCCCCGTTCCATTGCGCCCTGATGGCGCCCGCCGCGGAGGCCATGCGCGCCGCTCTCGCCGAGGTGACGATCTCCGCGCCCAAGGCCCCCGTCGTCGCCAACGTGACCGCCGCGCCGGCGAGCGATCCCCACGCCATCCGCGAGGCGCTCGTCGCGCAGGTCACGGGAACCGTTCGCTGGCGCGAGAGCGTCGCCCATATGGCGGGAGAGGGCGTCGACGCCTTCGTCGAGGTCGGGGCCGGCAAGGTCCTGTCCGGCCTCGTCAAGCGCATCGCGGCCGGCTCGGCGACGCAGGCCGTCGGCACGCCCGACGACGTCGGCGCGTTCCAGGCCGCCTTTCAGCGAGGATAAGCGATCATGTTCGACCTGACCGGGCGCAAGGCCCTCGTCACCGGCGCGACCGGCGGGCTCGGGGGCGACATCGCCCGCGCGCTGCACGCCCGCGGCGCCACCGTCACCCTCTCGGGGACGCGCCGCCCGGCGCTCGACGCGCTCGCGGGCGAGCTCGGCGAGCGGGTCCACGTCGAGGTGGCGAACCTCGCCGACAAGGAGTCGGTGGAGGCGCTCGTGCCGGCGGCCGAGGCCGCCATGGGCGGGCTCGACATCCTCGTCAACAATGCCGGGATCACCAAGGACAACCTGTTCATGCGCCTCAAGGACGAGGACTGGGACACGGTGATCGCGGTGAACCTCACCGCTGCCTTCCGGCTCTCGCGCGCGGCGGTGAAGGGCATGATGCGCCGACGCTTCGGGCGCATCGTCAACATCTCCTCGGTCGTCGGCGCCACGGGCAATGCCGGCCAGGGCAACTACGCCGCCTCGAAGGCGGGCCTGGTGGGCATGTCGAAGGCGCTCGCCGCCGAGGTCGCGAGCCGCGGCGTCACGGTGAACGCGGTGGCGCCGGGCTTCATCGAATCGCCGATGACGGAGGCGCTGAACGAGAAGCAGCGCGCGGCGATCCTCGACAGCGTCCCGGCGGGCCGGCTCGGCACCGGATCGGACATCGGCGCGGCGGTGGTCTACCTCGCCTCCGACGAAGCCGGCTACGTGACGGGCGCCACCCTGCACGTCAACGGCGGCATGGCGATGCTCTGACGCCCGCGGAGGCTGTGTCCTCCGAAATCTGGGGGCCGCCGTGCGGCGGCTCTCGCCACGGCCGATGCCGTGTGTTAGGAAACCGCGAAATTTCGTCGTCGGCTCCGAGAGGGGGCTTGACCGCGGGCGCGAATAAGGCTTTTGCAGCACGCGTCCGGGTCGGCCATGCCTCCCGACCTCGCGCCGCGCGAACGGACATCCCGGCGGGGTCGTCGCGACAGACGAACGTCCGCAGATCGACGAGTGATACGAGGACACGAACGATGAGTGACATCGCTGAGCGCGTGAAGAAGATCGTGGTCGAGCACCTGGGCGTCGAGGCCGACAAGGTGACCGAGAACGCGAACTTCATCGATGACCTCGGCGCCGACAGCCTCGACACCGTCGAGCTCGTGATGGCGTTCGAGGAGGAGTTCAACGTCGAGATCCCGGACGACGCCGCCGAGACGATCGTCACGGTCGGCGACGCCATCAAGTTCCTCGAGAAGGCGTCGAGCTGAGGACGTGCGCGCCGGCGGGGCCGTTCGTCGGTTCCGCGGGCGCGCCGCGCAGCTCGAAAGCTAGATGATGCGTCGCGTCGTCGTCACGGGCCTGGGAATGGTCACGCCGCTCGCCTGCGGCGTCGAAGAGACCTGGGCTCGCCTTCTCGCCGGCCGGAGCGGTGCCTCCCGCATCGAGAAGTTCGAAACCTCCGACCTGCCCTGCCGCATCGCCTGCCAGGTGCCGCGCGGCGACGGGTCCGACGGGACGTTCGATCCCGATCGGTGGATGGATCCCAAGGATCAGCGCAAGGTCGACGAGTTCATCGTCTTCGCCATGGCGGCCGCCAAGCAGGCGCTGGACGATTCCGGCTGGCGCCCGACGACGTACGACGAGCAGGCCGCCTCGGGCGTGCTGATCGGGTCCGGCATCGGCGGCATCGAGGGCATCGCGGATTCGGCCTTGATCCTGCGCGACAAGGGTCCCCGCCGCATCTCGCCGTTCTTCATCCCGGGCCGCCTGATCAATCTCGCCTCGGGCTACGTCTCGATCGAGCACGGCCTCAAGGGCCCGAACCATTCCGTCGTCACCGCCTGCTCCACCGGCGCGCACGCCATCGGCGACGCCGCCCGGCTGATCGCGCTCGGGGATGCGGACGTGATGGTGGCCGGCGGCACCGAATCGCCGATCAGCCGCATCTCGGTGGCGGGCTTCGCGGCCTGCCGGGCGCTGTCGACCCACTACAACGACGAGCCCACCCGCGCCTCGCGCCCCTACGACAAGGACCGCGACGGCTTCGTCATGGGCGAGGGCGCGGGGATCGTGGTGCTGGAGGAGTACGAGCACGCGAGAGCGCGCGGCGCGAAGATCTACGCCGAGGTCGTGGGCTACGGCCTCTCGGGCGACGCCTTCCACATCACCTCGCCCTCCGAGGACGGCGACGGCGCCTATCGCTGCATGCGCGCGGCCTTGAAGCGCGCCGGCCTGCAGGCGTCCGATATCGACTACGTCAACGCCCACGGCACCTCGACGCCGCTCGGCGACGAGATCGAGCTCGGGGCGGTGGAGCGTCTTCTCGGCAACGACGGCGCAC comes from Salinarimonas sp. and encodes:
- the fabG gene encoding 3-oxoacyl-[acyl-carrier-protein] reductase, giving the protein MFDLTGRKALVTGATGGLGGDIARALHARGATVTLSGTRRPALDALAGELGERVHVEVANLADKESVEALVPAAEAAMGGLDILVNNAGITKDNLFMRLKDEDWDTVIAVNLTAAFRLSRAAVKGMMRRRFGRIVNISSVVGATGNAGQGNYAASKAGLVGMSKALAAEVASRGVTVNAVAPGFIESPMTEALNEKQRAAILDSVPAGRLGTGSDIGAAVVYLASDEAGYVTGATLHVNGGMAML
- a CDS encoding primosomal protein N', whose amino-acid sequence is MSQTLADVLVPLPLDTLFSYRLPEGYRPRVGETVRAPFGQREVAGVVWGLREGAGDNLKTLSGPLEGPHFAEPLRKLIDFVARWTLAPRGAVLAMALKLPDESRPEAPRVGVRATGALPRRMTPARERVLAAAADGLARPKRELALAAGVSAGVVDGLVDEGALEALALAEPPRPAPDPAHAAPRLSPAQADAAAALAAAVRATGEGPPPPVLLEGVTGAGKTEVYFEAIAEALRQGGQSLILMPEIALTGQFLERFARRFGVRPAAWHSAVTGRRRERLYADVASGAATVVVGARSALFLPYADLKLVVVDEEHDAGYKQEDGVHYHARDMAVIRARLEPAAIVLASATPSLESRVNAERGRYAHIRLPERFGGRTLPDIAAIDMRANGPPQGRWIAPPLAAAVEAATARGEQALLFLNRRGFAPLTLCRACGHRYECPNCTAWLVEHRFRRALVCHHCGHVERRPDHCPSCGGVDTITPCGPGVERIAEEAATLFPGKRVITLSSDFPGGAERMRAELDAVAEGACDIVIGTQLVAKGHNFPLLSVVGVVDADLGLTSGDPRAAERTFQLLQQVTGRAGRGDKPGRALLQTYQPGHPVIAALLSGDAERFYSEEQAAREAARLPPFGRLAALVIAGADKDATHAYARELVRAAHGMGVLDADLSVLGPAEAPLAMIRGRHRVRILVRAARDRDLQGFLRDWLAAGPKPKGGIRVTVDVDPQSFL
- a CDS encoding DUF1045 domain-containing protein; translation: MTIRYGLYLVPQALSDLWAFGCGVLGYDAESGADVPQIVPPSQDPGDFHRLTEDPRRYGFHATMKAPFRLAEGRTVEQLSAALADFCADRAAFRLPRLAVKAVGANAAGDAFIALVEPAPTPELIALERDLVLGFEPFRAPLTDAEIARRDPERLSERQRENLMTYGYPGVLDLFRFHLTLAGRAPAAQVATLEAELAALYAERVPEPGMLVDQVALVEQVDGGRFTVRERVLFV
- a CDS encoding gamma-glutamyltransferase; the protein is MPRLETPTFASAAVAAPHRAAAEAGRAILIEGGNAVEAMIAMAATIAVVYPHMNGIGGDAFWCVSEPNGRVHAIDAAGFAGARATPAFYLDRGHETIPSRGPLAALTVPGTIDGWRLAGELARARGGRLPLATLLADAIRRAREGTPVSPSEARYWARTDLPTAHADLRAAPGFVESYFLDGEPPAAGAPRRLTKLADTLAYLAEAGLRDFYEGDVSREIAADLERLGAPVTRADLRRYEARVVRPLSIRLPGLDVYNLPPPSQGVAALAILGIAERLALGRVDDAAWHHGLVEAVKQAFRLRDRVAVDPARLARDAQDHLSEERFARAAAEISMSRAAPYPHPGSEADTVWMGAIDDDGLAVSFIQSVYWEYGSGCVLPATGITMQNRGTAFPLDARAANPLAPGAKPFHTLNPALARFADGRVVPYGCMGGDGQPQTQAQVLTRYRAGLSPAEAVDAPRWLLGRTWGESSTTLKLESRFDESVIAGLERLGHPVEVLDAPYSDTLGHAGMLVKHPRDGRVEAVHDPRSDGGALGL
- the fabD gene encoding ACP S-malonyltransferase yields the protein MSRALVFPGQGSQAVGMGKALAAAYPQARAVFEEVDDALSQALSELMFEGPLEPLTLTSNAQPALMATSLAALRVLEAEAGLDVARDVAFLAGHSLGEYSALAAGGALSITDTARLLRIRGNAMQEAVPVGAGAMAALIGIEIEGAREIAAEAAEGDVCDVANDNGGGQVVVSGHKPAVERAVAIAQARGVKRAVMLPVSAPFHCALMAPAAEAMRAALAEVTISAPKAPVVANVTAAPASDPHAIREALVAQVTGTVRWRESVAHMAGEGVDAFVEVGAGKVLSGLVKRIAAGSATQAVGTPDDVGAFQAAFQRG
- a CDS encoding response regulator, which codes for MVDRAARVGAEERRHLRVLVADPADGARLSLAVTLKGFDPTMEIVETTDGRETNAALLKRKPDLAFVNVHMTGMSGAEAVAIARHQGARPLTILMADGVMKHWVDLSVELDAYEFLKKPFDADHVTALLKNLRRMREPLRLLLVDESDQARGTVRKIFERSRFSFEIDETDSGRHALKLLQMTSYDLALIDMNLSGVDGLETACQAREVAPDTRLLMMTVSSGDSLPGALKHFGVEALLKKPFYIRDVEKVFHKIYGLRRPYLMNALTPEAEAKQRVAAMR
- the greA gene encoding transcription elongation factor GreA; translated protein: MDKVPITAPGFRKLEEELKHRQQVERQRIIQAISEARALGDLSENAEYHAAKEAQSHNEGRILELESLISRAEVIEPSKLNGDRVKFGATVTLIDEDTEEEKVYQIVGEPEADVHSGRVSIGSPIARALIGKTVGDTVEVHTPGGGKSYEVTSVAFR
- a CDS encoding tyrosine recombinase XerC; its protein translation is MIAPDVDAALRAHLVALATERRYAPNTIEAYGRDIRQFLAFLAEHLGAPPDAAAIAALPARDLRAFLAARRREGAVDATLSRKLAAVRGFARRLARDAGVEMSGIAAVRGPKRRRDLPRPLPAPAAVALADPATRADEDKPDWVLARDAAVLALLYGAGLRISEALGIARRDAPLEAGGRLTVVGKGGRTRAVPIIPAVAQAVRVYVGSCPHPLPADAPLFRGEKGGPLSPRIVQGVMAQLRGGLGLPESATPHALRHSFATHLLARGGDLRAIQELLGHASLSTTQVYTRVDAQSLLAAVEAAHPRARRG
- the fabF gene encoding beta-ketoacyl-ACP synthase II, with translation MRRVVVTGLGMVTPLACGVEETWARLLAGRSGASRIEKFETSDLPCRIACQVPRGDGSDGTFDPDRWMDPKDQRKVDEFIVFAMAAAKQALDDSGWRPTTYDEQAASGVLIGSGIGGIEGIADSALILRDKGPRRISPFFIPGRLINLASGYVSIEHGLKGPNHSVVTACSTGAHAIGDAARLIALGDADVMVAGGTESPISRISVAGFAACRALSTHYNDEPTRASRPYDKDRDGFVMGEGAGIVVLEEYEHARARGAKIYAEVVGYGLSGDAFHITSPSEDGDGAYRCMRAALKRAGLQASDIDYVNAHGTSTPLGDEIELGAVERLLGNDGARLAMSSTKSATGHLLGAAGAIEAIFSILAMRDGKAPPTLNLDNPSVETQIDLVPHTAKEKRIDVALSNSFGFGGTNASLVFARVS
- a CDS encoding acyl carrier protein; this translates as MSDIAERVKKIVVEHLGVEADKVTENANFIDDLGADSLDTVELVMAFEEEFNVEIPDDAAETIVTVGDAIKFLEKASS